A segment of the Hallerella succinigenes genome:
CGTCAGTTTCCTTGATAATTTCCTTTATGCGCTTAATAATTAGCTCAGCTTCAGCCTCGTTCGTTTTGCTTATTTTTCCAGATTCCTTGCTATCGACATTTTCCCAAACCGCACACTTGCAATCTCCATTTTTCTTAGTGTATCTTGAAACATGATGAATGCAGTCATTGGGATTTTTGCCGGTTTGAATATGTGTCTCGTCTCCGTAAAAATTTCGACTTACAAAGTCGCTTAGTTTTTGCGGCATACGATATTGAGTGTCGAGAGTTACCGTGCGTACAATGCCATCATTTCGTTCTGTTTTTAAATAATCCCATAAAGATTCGAATAGAGACTTTTCCATAAAGCCCTTCAATTCTTCGAACCGTTCCCTAGAATCATTGCTGGATTCCATTTGCTCTAGAATATCTTGATTAACAAGTTGGGGGAGCTGCTTGTGGTCGCCTACTAGTATAACTTTTTTTCGGGCTAAGGTGATGGGTATGAATAGATCAAGAGGATTTGCTCGAGCGGCTTCATCGATGATGACGTAATCAAACTCAAAGTTTTTCTTACCAAGAAGCCTTACAAAAGATTCACTTTTTGATTGCTGTACTGTTGCCGCATAGGTCATGGCGTAACGGAGCATCGCGTTTCTGATGGATTTGAATTTGACATTCTCCTTATAGCCGTTTAAAACAATCAGTTTTTGTAGGTCGGTTTGCCTGATGCGTTCTTTGATGTTGGGCTCGATGGTCGTGTCAATATAATTCTTTAGACTTGTGAACAGATGATTGTCAAAGGAATCCGTTGGATTGGGTACCATTTGCTCAATGCACTTGTTTCTGAGTTCTTCAATCCAGTCAAGGTCATTTTGGCTAGGATTGGAGTTCGCTAGTTTCTTTAGCTGATCATACCCTTTTTCCAGGGCGTAACAATTCAAGGAATTCTTGCGTAAATCGTAGTATTCCAACACTCGCTCGATCATTCTCTTGCCGTCGTCATTGTATCCCGTGTTGGTTGTTCTTAATCCCATTAGGCATTGGTAGAATTTATTGTTTATTTGCTTGACTTGGAATTTCTTTTTGAGTTCCTTAAGAGTATCCACTTCTGACGGAGAAAGGATGCTGTTTGTGACGGCAAGATTGATGATTTCTTGTAGTAGGTTTCGTATTTCGTAAGAAGAGCTTGCAGCGCTTAGTGCATTAAGGCTTATTTGCAATTTTTCGTATTCGATGTACTGCGAGTCGGACTGTAACTTATTTATCTGTTCGTCAATTTTTTTTGCGGTATCTTCTTGCCATTTCTGGAGTCCTCTGAAGATTTGTTCCTTGTCCTTTTGTTCACCATAAAAGCGAAATACGGGAAGTCCCCAAATTGAGCTTCCGTCAGCCACATTATCAACAGCTACATGTTGGAAACCTGTCAGCAATATGCTAGGCATTTTTTCGGGATGCTTTGGGTCTATCGATTGTAGATATTTTTGTAATGCGTTGATAACGCTGGTCTTTCCTGTTCCGGGAGGTCCTTGGATAAGGGCTATGTCAGGTGTGCTCAGACAAACCTTTAGTGCTCTTTTTTGTGCTTCATAGGGTTTTCTGTTACCGAATGCCGCTTCAATTTTTAGGTCATTCAGCCTTTTGGGAATGGCTGCGGAACCGAAGGCGGGAAGCGTCGTTTTATTTAAAATGTCTGTAATAGATGCAATGGGAATGTTGCGTGTTCGGATATTTTCTAGTGCTGCTGTTCTGCGGTTGGATGCTATAGACCATGGTTTAAAATCTATGGCGAATCCCTCAAGTTCTAGCTTTTCGCTATTGTCATATTTAGGTTTTCTTTCGCCCCATTTCCAGGAAACTGTTCTTGTTTTCTCGTCAATCCGTTCGTCGCAAATATTGTAACTCTTACGTTTCGAGAAAACGTAGATGGAATAAGAATTCTTTTGATTGGCGTTCAGCTGATCGTATATGTTCTTGAAATTTTCTATTTCTTCGGATTTGTTTTGAAGTGTTGCGCTACAGTTTTCTCCTTTGGCTGTTATCTTTTCGATGCGAAGGATGCCAGACTGGATTTTATAATCTTCCAGCATCTTTGCGTCAACCTGATTATACTTTTCCCAAAGGTTTATGATGGAGTTTGGGTCTGCTGCTTGCTTAGCTAACTGTGCATTCAAAATGGGATCGCTTACGATGACTTCTTGTTCTGATACGAATCGAATGTGTGCAATCCCTTTTTGTACATTCAATTTTTTTTGAGGAGACTTTTTTAGATTGCTGACAAAGAGATACTCCTTGCCATCTACCTTCTTACTTTCGATATTTGCAACATAATTGCATCCGAGCCATCCTCCTTCCAAATTTGACGTATTGCTCAGAATTCTAAAAAATAAGTACGAATTTTCAGTGGTTTGGAAAAGAAACTCTTTTTTGAACCATTCAAGTGCCTGTTCTGTTTCTTTAAAACCATGTTTCTTAGTGACTTCTATGAGCCTGTAGGTTGGAATGACGATGCAGCATGTCTGTTCGGTGTTTCCTATAATGGTCGGTCCGCCAAAATCCCACTTGTTTAGGGTCACCT
Coding sequences within it:
- a CDS encoding DEAD/DEAH box helicase family protein, whose product is MNNEQLNIIACNSSAQVIDAIFDNDGKFEIAKHDVLEFTPSGYFKNYNHPERIFWPQNSHPYNQESLYIVDSVKQAEKKYEVTLNKWDFGGPTIIGNTEQTCCIVIPTYRLIEVTKKHGFKETEQALEWFKKEFLFQTTENSYLFFRILSNTSNLEGGWLGCNYVANIESKKVDGKEYLFVSNLKKSPQKKLNVQKGIAHIRFVSEQEVIVSDPILNAQLAKQAADPNSIINLWEKYNQVDAKMLEDYKIQSGILRIEKITAKGENCSATLQNKSEEIENFKNIYDQLNANQKNSYSIYVFSKRKSYNICDERIDEKTRTVSWKWGERKPKYDNSEKLELEGFAIDFKPWSIASNRRTAALENIRTRNIPIASITDILNKTTLPAFGSAAIPKRLNDLKIEAAFGNRKPYEAQKRALKVCLSTPDIALIQGPPGTGKTSVINALQKYLQSIDPKHPEKMPSILLTGFQHVAVDNVADGSSIWGLPVFRFYGEQKDKEQIFRGLQKWQEDTAKKIDEQINKLQSDSQYIEYEKLQISLNALSAASSSYEIRNLLQEIINLAVTNSILSPSEVDTLKELKKKFQVKQINNKFYQCLMGLRTTNTGYNDDGKRMIERVLEYYDLRKNSLNCYALEKGYDQLKKLANSNPSQNDLDWIEELRNKCIEQMVPNPTDSFDNHLFTSLKNYIDTTIEPNIKERIRQTDLQKLIVLNGYKENVKFKSIRNAMLRYAMTYAATVQQSKSESFVRLLGKKNFEFDYVIIDEAARANPLDLFIPITLARKKVILVGDHKQLPQLVNQDILEQMESSNDSRERFEELKGFMEKSLFESLWDYLKTERNDGIVRTVTLDTQYRMPQKLSDFVSRNFYGDETHIQTGKNPNDCIHHVSRYTKKNGDCKCAVWENVDSKESGKISKTNEAEAELIIKRIKEIIKETDETIGVIASYSAQTRLIDKIAKSDAELKKKIDSKQLEIGSIDAFQGRQFDIVFFSVVRSNDRNIFGFLKSENRLNVAFSRQKKLLVVVGNRKMYETEKAQEEVPALKEFIKLADEEK